In the Nitrospirota bacterium genome, TCTCTGAAAAGCTCACTTTTTGTGCGTTTTTCTTCCCTGGTAAGCCTTTCTACTTCCTTCACCATTTCAGGTGGGAGGGACAGGGTTGTTACTTTTGTAGTTCTCATATATAGCCTCCGTTGTATTTCTTAGTAATACTTTAAACTATGTGGTAAGTTTTTACAATAAAATTGAAGATAATTCACCTTGTCGGAATCGACTCGCACCGAGTTCTTTGGGTCTCTATGTGGAGAGCTTCTTTTTTAGTAATTCATTTACCAACTGCGGGTTTGCCTTGCCCTTTGTTGCCTTCATTATCTGGCCTACGAAGAAGCCTATGAGTTTCTCCTCACCTGCCTTGAACCTCTCAACCTCTTTTGGATTTTTTGCTATTGTTTCATCAATTGCCTTTTCGATGGCAGCAGTGTCACTTATCTGGGTGAGCCCTTTCTCCCTGACAATGTCCTCAGCATCCCTGCCTCTTCTATACATCTCTTCAAACACGGCCTTTGCAATCTTTCCACTTATAGTTCCATCCTCTATGAGCTTGAGCATGCCTGCAAGTTGTGCTGGCTTTAGCGAGCATTCTTCAATGGATTTATTATCTTCGTTAAGAAGTCTCATCAATTCCACCATCATCCAGTTGGACACTGATTTCGGATTGCCGCCTGCTTTTACAGCATCTTCAAACCAGTCTGCTATTGCGCGTTCAGTTGTAAGTAAATCTGCATCATACTCTGGAAGGCCATACTGCCTGACAAAGCGTTCACGTTTTGCATCCGGCAGCTCTGGAAGCCCAGCCCTCAACTGTTCGACCCAGGATTTATCAACCTCTATTGGCACAAGGTCTGGCTCAGGGAAATATCTGTAGTCATGGGCCTCCTCTTTTGAACGCATGGATGCTGTAATCCCCCTGCTTGAATCCCATAGCCTCGTTTCCTGAACAATTTTCCCTCCATCTTTGAGAACCTTTATCTGCCTTTTTATCTCATATTCGAG is a window encoding:
- the gatB gene encoding Asp-tRNA(Asn)/Glu-tRNA(Gln) amidotransferase subunit GatB, whose amino-acid sequence is MTYEAVIGLEIHAQLLTDSKMFCGCSTKFGAEPNTQTCPICIGMPGVLPMMNKKAIEYVVKTGLAMNCKVSPYSRFARKNYFYPDLPKGYQISQYELPICEKGYVEIIVDGKAKRKGITRVHMEEDAGKNIHEDLGNYSFVDLNRSGIPLMEIVTEPDIRSPQEATEFMKKLRAILRYLGVCDGNMEQGSLRCDANVSVRPPGQKEFGVKTEIKNMNSFKFVEKALEYEIKRQIKVLKDGGKIVQETRLWDSSRGITASMRSKEEAHDYRYFPEPDLVPIEVDKSWVEQLRAGLPELPDAKRERFVRQYGLPEYDADLLTTERAIADWFEDAVKAGGNPKSVSNWMMVELMRLLNEDNKSIEECSLKPAQLAGMLKLIEDGTISGKIAKAVFEEMYRRGRDAEDIVREKGLTQISDTAAIEKAIDETIAKNPKEVERFKAGEEKLIGFFVGQIMKATKGKANPQLVNELLKKKLST